One window of Bacillus sp. THAF10 genomic DNA carries:
- a CDS encoding YafY family protein yields MKVERLLAIIIKLLNKNRVTAKELAEEFEVSVRTIQRDMDSINMAGIPIVSYKGSNGGYGILEDYKISTGLFNDIEHELLLTALHGVYKSYDDKQLKQIIEKLSSIKTNANPINQAPIFLDFGGWGPTEKRIEKVQIIKQAIESKKVVSFEYIDINGNATERKIEPITLILKINKWYVYSFCTLREEYRLFKLGRMRNVTLTNLAIEHRGQVKEYNFYQHEREMVTLSIRVTQQALNELEDFLDFEGLDFRDDGWIYVTETFPEDEWIYRMILSLGDQVEVLGPQHIRDIMKDRAKKIFDRYTT; encoded by the coding sequence ATGAAAGTCGAGAGATTACTTGCAATTATAATAAAATTGTTAAACAAAAATAGAGTAACAGCGAAAGAGCTTGCAGAGGAATTTGAAGTCTCTGTCCGAACCATTCAACGAGACATGGACTCCATTAACATGGCAGGAATCCCCATCGTCTCCTATAAAGGGTCCAATGGCGGCTATGGGATTTTAGAAGACTATAAAATCAGTACAGGTCTATTTAATGATATCGAGCACGAGTTGCTGCTTACTGCCTTACATGGAGTATATAAAAGCTACGATGACAAACAGTTAAAGCAAATTATTGAAAAGCTTTCTTCTATAAAAACAAATGCAAATCCAATAAATCAAGCTCCTATTTTTTTAGACTTCGGTGGGTGGGGACCGACGGAAAAACGAATAGAAAAAGTGCAGATAATCAAACAAGCGATTGAGTCAAAAAAAGTAGTTTCTTTTGAATACATTGATATCAATGGGAACGCCACCGAACGTAAAATCGAGCCAATAACCTTGATTTTAAAAATAAACAAATGGTATGTGTATTCCTTTTGTACATTAAGAGAGGAGTATCGACTATTCAAGTTAGGCCGTATGAGAAACGTAACACTCACCAATTTAGCAATAGAACATCGTGGACAAGTTAAGGAATATAACTTTTATCAGCATGAACGTGAAATGGTGACTTTGAGCATTAGGGTTACACAGCAAGCCTTAAATGAACTTGAGGATTTTTTAGATTTTGAAGGACTGGACTTCCGTGATGATGGGTGGATTTATGTGACGGAAACGTTTCCTGAGGACGAATGGATTTATCGAATGATCCTAAGCTTAGGAGATCAGGTGGAAGTCCTTGGACCACAACATATTAGGGACATCATGAAGGATCGGGCCAAAAAAATTTTTGATAGATATACGACATAA
- a CDS encoding ABC transporter permease translates to MVVLGEFKKMHRTGVYLIIIFLSILPISFQGILGILADVQKSNLFITTTGLFFRLFIIIAIGLIISYSFSNEYRKNGYLNSIYNGISITHMFKTKLLFTYLIITIYIVISIAIACIFIYLAGGGVQESITTQLKPILFIIISVFILVNIHFVICLVIKQSPTISLLVALLGGVSSIFFSSTPYWILNPWSYPYRVLYFSSVKSSYLVIIIFIFLGTLIATIISILFFGKTKHIEYNR, encoded by the coding sequence ATGGTTGTACTAGGAGAGTTCAAAAAAATGCATCGGACCGGTGTTTATCTAATCATTATTTTTTTAAGTATTCTCCCTATTTCATTTCAAGGAATCTTAGGAATATTAGCAGATGTCCAGAAAAGTAATCTATTTATTACGACTACTGGCTTGTTTTTTCGATTATTTATTATTATCGCAATTGGGCTAATCATCTCCTATTCATTTAGTAATGAATATAGAAAAAATGGTTACTTAAACTCTATTTATAACGGAATATCAATTACACATATGTTTAAGACAAAATTACTGTTCACCTATTTAATTATTACTATTTATATAGTCATTTCGATAGCAATAGCGTGCATTTTTATTTATTTAGCTGGTGGGGGGGTTCAAGAATCAATAACAACTCAACTAAAACCTATCTTATTTATCATTATTAGCGTATTCATACTGGTCAACATTCATTTTGTAATTTGTTTGGTAATTAAACAGTCTCCAACTATTTCTTTGTTGGTAGCGCTTCTTGGTGGTGTTTCCAGTATATTTTTTTCTTCAACCCCCTATTGGATTTTAAATCCATGGTCATATCCATATAGAGTTCTGTACTTCTCCTCCGTTAAATCAAGTTATTTAGTAATTATTATTTTTATCTTCCTTGGAACATTAATCGCAACAATAATATCAATATTATTTTTTGGGAAGACAAAACATATTGAGTATAACAGATAA
- a CDS encoding ABC transporter permease gives MLHNVRNQIEGEVLKIGRNRIIVIGVSAVILNCMVSIIYFSYNQTALDIEDSLRIHKYLSISHFFTTFILILFSAVLWNLLVSLENKRGTWSIILTQPIRKSNLILSKHLLFLLIYTLFIFFTFSFSLVYTNFLEIKLDFEILSKSYVVYYFIGLTIPYSQLIFHIFLKNGIQAMSLSVVWIFLLMTKSVLPKTVSSAIPIYYLDQVLGSIAPDQNTIIKYIILTTLLMCIMFFVSIRKNYYDYY, from the coding sequence ATGTTACATAATGTAAGAAACCAAATTGAAGGAGAAGTATTGAAAATAGGGAGAAACAGGATAATAGTAATCGGGGTATCAGCAGTCATTCTTAATTGTATGGTTAGTATTATTTATTTTTCATATAACCAAACTGCGTTAGATATAGAAGATTCGTTAAGGATACACAAATATTTATCAATATCTCATTTTTTTACTACCTTTATCCTAATCTTATTTTCAGCAGTCTTATGGAACCTACTAGTCTCATTAGAAAATAAAAGAGGTACATGGAGTATAATACTAACCCAACCAATCAGAAAAAGTAACCTAATTCTTTCAAAACATCTCCTATTCTTACTAATTTATACTCTATTTATTTTTTTTACCTTTAGCTTTTCACTTGTTTACACCAATTTTCTTGAAATCAAATTAGATTTTGAAATATTGTCTAAGTCGTACGTTGTATATTATTTTATTGGGTTAACAATTCCTTATAGTCAACTTATCTTTCATATATTTCTAAAGAATGGTATACAAGCTATGTCGTTATCAGTGGTCTGGATATTTCTATTAATGACAAAAAGTGTTTTGCCTAAAACAGTTAGTAGCGCGATACCAATTTATTATTTAGACCAGGTTTTAGGAAGCATTGCACCTGACCAGAATACAATAATAAAATATATAATCCTTACTACATTATTAATGTGCATTATGTTTTTTGTATCAATAAGAAAAAATTACTATGATTACTATTAA
- a CDS encoding ABC transporter ATP-binding protein produces the protein MQPIIQIKHLTKSFLTQTVVEDLSLNIPQGSLYGFLGPNGAGKTTTMRMLIGLISPDEGEVIIKDKNINSWKESLFSQVGCFIDSPNYYPNLSAFENLAYIQKVINKPLSEVDRVLKITGIYDARDKKVRNYSLGMKQRLGLAFALLNDPEILILDEPTNGLDPEGIHEIRHLLIELSKNRGKTVFVSSHNLAEIEMMADYISLINKGKLVYEGKLNKVLASGEYILKVDQLELTKTILENEEIPFNINNFGQFILNISEQLVARIVRLLVENNVNIYEITSRKQTLEEMFLTLTSKKESLHVT, from the coding sequence TTGCAACCAATTATTCAAATTAAACATCTTACTAAATCATTTTTGACTCAAACTGTAGTAGAGGATTTATCACTAAATATCCCACAAGGGTCTTTATATGGCTTTCTAGGCCCTAATGGAGCGGGTAAAACTACAACTATGAGAATGTTAATAGGTCTTATTTCTCCAGATGAAGGGGAAGTTATAATTAAAGATAAGAATATTAATAGTTGGAAAGAGTCTCTTTTTAGTCAAGTGGGCTGCTTTATAGATTCTCCAAATTATTATCCTAATTTAAGTGCATTTGAGAATCTAGCATATATTCAAAAGGTAATTAATAAACCCTTATCAGAGGTTGATCGAGTATTAAAAATAACAGGAATATACGATGCAAGGGATAAAAAGGTGAGAAATTATTCGCTGGGTATGAAGCAAAGGTTAGGTCTTGCCTTTGCTCTATTAAATGACCCGGAAATTTTAATATTAGATGAACCCACAAATGGTTTGGATCCAGAAGGAATTCATGAAATTAGACATTTATTGATTGAATTGTCTAAAAACAGAGGGAAAACTGTATTTGTCTCTAGTCATAACTTGGCAGAAATAGAGATGATGGCAGATTATATTTCATTGATTAACAAAGGGAAGCTAGTTTATGAAGGTAAATTAAATAAAGTTCTAGCCTCAGGTGAATATATATTAAAGGTTGATCAATTGGAATTAACCAAAACAATATTAGAAAACGAAGAAATACCATTTAATATAAACAATTTTGGTCAATTTATATTAAACATATCTGAGCAATTGGTAGCCAGAATTGTACGGTTGCTAGTTGAGAATAATGTCAATATATATGAAATTACCTCAAGAAAACAAACTTTAGAAGAAATGTTTCTTACTCTTACTAGTAAAAAGGAGTCTCTGCATGTTACATAA
- a CDS encoding RDD family protein: MEKWNLIFKKIGAFIIDVLLFNISFFIFAKIVESFNNQSLYLRVPINPINPLSIDELNEIQSFSSIIILKLLIFVVLGVIFWAVIPIIFKSKSTIGMEFFRLEYQSYRKNKKISFIQVLMRYFSSFVSYGALGIGFLLGIFNNRGLTLHDLITKTIILPKER; this comes from the coding sequence ATGGAAAAGTGGAATCTCATTTTTAAGAAGATAGGTGCATTTATTATTGATGTGCTTTTATTTAACATAAGTTTTTTTATTTTTGCAAAAATTGTTGAATCTTTCAATAATCAAAGTTTATATCTTAGAGTACCAATAAATCCGATTAATCCTTTATCTATTGATGAATTAAATGAAATTCAATCATTTTCTTCAATTATCATTTTAAAGTTATTGATTTTTGTGGTATTAGGAGTTATTTTTTGGGCGGTAATTCCCATTATATTTAAGAGTAAGAGTACTATAGGAATGGAATTTTTTCGCTTAGAATATCAAAGTTATAGAAAGAACAAAAAAATTTCATTTATACAAGTTTTAATGCGTTATTTTTCTTCATTTGTCTCGTATGGCGCATTAGGCATAGGATTTCTTTTAGGAATATTTAATAATCGAGGTTTGACATTGCATGATCTAATAACTAAAACTATCATTTTGCCTAAGGAGCGGTAA
- a CDS encoding ATP-binding cassette domain-containing protein — translation MQRKTDEKSTTKIFDHIFSLSVRQVQTRSVGDLTVRIMGLERIRNFVVNDLINLIVSLIVIVPVLVNIYLQNPTYALILMSLITMTIVINILYSKHLYKISLVENFHLADHRGNINESLKEHYFIKVTGIYDKIRKKWNDSYKNYLRVVNKRMVKQYTFESLNSSLSTISMILFLIIGFYDFTRNQVSLSNVFFFITMASIAFGPVTKIVSSIINWNAIGPIMLRVQDVFEETADNEEVSQNIKLEKNNISFEAISYEIENTKILDNINLEINANESIAIFGKSGSGKSTLANILMKVHKPTSGKVMIGGDNIENINSNGLRKNIGLMTQDGVLFSSTLLENLSIFDVMYNPLEIQSYINKLNLGDYLQFKSINDITIAESGRNFSGGQRQRLAMLRLFLKKYPILVLDEPTNHLDKKTGDIIIDNIFSVTATKIIITHDERVLKKADKVFELINGQLVLRRDVENGKVESHF, via the coding sequence ATTCAAAGGAAAACGGATGAAAAAAGTACAACCAAAATTTTTGATCATATTTTTAGCCTTTCTGTGAGGCAAGTTCAAACACGCAGCGTAGGGGATTTGACAGTACGAATAATGGGACTAGAAAGAATTAGAAATTTCGTAGTAAATGACCTAATTAACTTAATAGTTTCTTTAATTGTTATTGTACCAGTTTTAGTTAACATCTATTTACAAAATCCAACATATGCTTTAATTCTAATGTCGTTAATAACAATGACAATTGTGATAAATATTTTATATAGTAAACATTTATATAAAATTTCTTTAGTGGAGAATTTTCATCTTGCAGACCACCGTGGGAATATCAATGAATCACTAAAGGAGCATTATTTTATTAAAGTTACTGGAATATATGATAAAATAAGGAAAAAATGGAATGATTCTTATAAGAACTATTTAAGAGTAGTAAACAAACGCATGGTTAAGCAATATACCTTTGAGTCATTAAATAGTTCCTTGTCTACCATTTCTATGATTCTATTTTTAATTATTGGTTTTTATGACTTTACTCGGAACCAAGTAAGTTTATCAAATGTTTTCTTTTTTATTACGATGGCAAGTATTGCTTTTGGACCAGTCACAAAAATTGTTAGTTCTATTATAAATTGGAATGCAATTGGCCCAATAATGTTAAGAGTTCAAGATGTTTTTGAAGAAACGGCTGATAATGAAGAGGTATCGCAAAATATAAAGTTAGAAAAGAATAATATTTCTTTTGAAGCTATAAGCTATGAAATCGAAAATACTAAAATTTTGGATAATATTAATCTTGAAATTAATGCAAACGAAAGTATCGCAATTTTCGGGAAAAGTGGTAGCGGTAAGTCAACTTTAGCAAATATATTAATGAAAGTTCACAAGCCTACTTCAGGAAAAGTAATGATAGGCGGGGATAATATTGAGAACATAAATAGTAATGGTTTAAGAAAGAATATCGGTTTAATGACTCAGGATGGGGTATTATTTAGCAGTACATTATTAGAGAATCTATCAATTTTTGATGTGATGTATAACCCACTAGAAATTCAATCATATATTAATAAACTGAACCTTGGGGATTACCTGCAGTTCAAGAGTATAAATGATATAACGATTGCAGAAAGCGGGAGAAATTTTTCTGGTGGTCAAAGACAACGTCTAGCAATGCTGAGGTTATTTTTGAAAAAATATCCTATTTTAGTATTAGATGAACCAACTAATCATTTGGACAAGAAAACAGGAGATATCATTATTGATAATATTTTTTCGGTTACAGCAACAAAAATCATTATCACTCATGATGAAAGAGTATTAAAAAAAGCTGATAAAGTGTTTGAATTAATTAATGGTCAATTAGTATTAAGAAGGGATGTTGAAAATGGAAAAGTGGAATCTCATTTTTAA
- a CDS encoding cysteine-rich CWC family protein, with protein MQEVFGEKNGYFNMRRNGVKKGKMPVDKHRCPICNNHNQCKVDEDVKTCWCMSLKMDPKVLQQVPKEFIGVQCICEKCFKTREFPPS; from the coding sequence ATGCAGGAGGTCTTTGGAGAAAAGAATGGCTACTTCAACATGAGAAGAAATGGTGTCAAGAAAGGGAAGATGCCCGTGGATAAACATCGTTGTCCCATATGCAACAACCATAATCAGTGCAAAGTAGATGAGGATGTTAAAACCTGTTGGTGTATGTCTCTAAAAATGGATCCGAAAGTTCTGCAACAAGTGCCAAAAGAGTTTATAGGGGTACAATGCATTTGTGAAAAATGTTTTAAAACACGAGAATTTCCCCCATCCTGA
- a CDS encoding methylated-DNA--[protein]-cysteine S-methyltransferase codes for MTSIHKLDYESPIGVIEIMATNEAILSIFFSEKEKKKNLLQAQTPSVLTECYTQLDEYFKGERQNFSFSYQLKGTDFQQTVWKALIEIPYAETVTYQHIADSIGNEKAIRAVGNANGKNQLSIVFPCHRVIGSNGTLTGYAGGLWRKEWLLQHEKKWCQEREDARG; via the coding sequence ATGACTAGCATCCATAAATTAGATTATGAATCACCAATTGGGGTAATCGAAATAATGGCTACCAATGAAGCCATCCTCTCCATTTTCTTTTCTGAAAAGGAGAAAAAGAAGAACCTTTTACAAGCACAAACTCCTTCTGTATTAACAGAATGCTATACCCAGCTTGATGAATACTTCAAGGGAGAGCGCCAAAATTTCTCCTTCTCTTATCAATTAAAGGGCACGGACTTTCAACAAACAGTTTGGAAAGCATTAATAGAAATCCCCTATGCGGAAACGGTAACCTATCAACATATTGCCGATTCCATTGGAAATGAAAAGGCTATTAGAGCTGTAGGGAATGCAAACGGAAAAAATCAATTAAGCATCGTCTTTCCTTGTCATAGAGTAATAGGCTCAAATGGAACATTAACCGGTTATGCAGGAGGTCTTTGGAGAAAAGAATGGCTACTTCAACATGAGAAGAAATGGTGTCAAGAAAGGGAAGATGCCCGTGGATAA
- a CDS encoding DNA-3-methyladenine glycosylase has translation MNWRDKEATIELYPPKEFNFDECLIFLNRSNLEILHQVKEGSIYKLIKVKEALLLCKLDYVNHAIIVEFPAQSPSSYYRKKVAEYFWEWFDLEQNLEGFYEMARQDKVLKTLVHRYHGLRILCIPDLFEALVWAIMGQQINLTFAYTLKKRFVEQFGESMTCEGETYWLFPSFEKIALLDVAELRELQFTSRKAEYIIGIAKMMANGDLSKGLLFQKNECHEIKKSLMTIRGVGAWTADYVMMKCLHLPSSFPVADVGLHNALKQLLSLENKPSISEVQAYAANWEGWEAYATFYLWRSLYD, from the coding sequence ATGAATTGGCGTGATAAAGAAGCTACAATCGAACTGTATCCTCCAAAGGAATTCAATTTCGATGAGTGTTTAATTTTTTTGAACAGATCGAACCTGGAAATTCTACATCAAGTGAAAGAGGGATCTATCTATAAACTTATTAAAGTGAAAGAAGCGTTACTATTATGTAAGCTTGATTACGTTAATCATGCCATTATAGTGGAGTTCCCCGCACAATCACCCTCCAGTTACTATCGTAAAAAAGTGGCAGAATATTTTTGGGAATGGTTTGACTTGGAGCAAAATTTAGAGGGGTTTTATGAGATGGCACGGCAAGATAAGGTATTAAAAACCCTAGTTCATCGCTATCATGGATTGCGCATTTTATGTATCCCTGATCTTTTTGAAGCACTAGTATGGGCCATTATGGGTCAGCAAATCAATTTAACTTTTGCCTACACCTTAAAAAAACGCTTTGTCGAACAGTTTGGGGAGAGCATGACTTGCGAGGGAGAAACCTACTGGCTATTTCCATCATTTGAAAAAATTGCATTACTAGACGTAGCGGAATTAAGAGAGCTTCAATTTACTAGTCGGAAAGCCGAATACATCATCGGGATTGCCAAAATGATGGCAAATGGCGACCTTTCAAAAGGCTTACTATTTCAAAAAAATGAATGTCATGAAATAAAAAAATCATTAATGACGATAAGAGGAGTCGGAGCCTGGACAGCAGATTACGTGATGATGAAATGCCTGCATCTCCCTTCGTCCTTCCCAGTAGCTGATGTTGGCCTTCATAATGCCTTAAAGCAGCTGCTGAGTTTAGAAAATAAACCATCTATTTCAGAAGTACAAGCCTATGCAGCCAATTGGGAGGGCTGGGAGGCGTATGCAACCTTTTATCTTTGGAGGTCCTTATATGACTAG
- a CDS encoding bifunctional transcriptional activator/DNA repair enzyme AdaA: METDIKLSFEEMWEKIIACDRKYDGVFFTAVKTTKIYCRPSCRSRKPKKINVEFYSCILEVENAGFRACKRCQPEIEHSPHIEVVRNVISFLINHYKQHLMLKDIADQVGLSPFYLERLFKQETSETPRSYLEKIRVDKAAHLLKNTTLTNLEICYEAGFRSPSNFYKVFRSLKSCSPSEYRKEHLHELA; the protein is encoded by the coding sequence ATGGAAACCGATATCAAACTTTCATTTGAAGAGATGTGGGAGAAAATTATTGCGTGTGATCGTAAGTATGATGGGGTATTTTTTACAGCAGTCAAAACGACCAAGATATATTGCCGCCCCTCCTGTCGCTCAAGAAAACCGAAGAAAATAAATGTGGAATTTTACAGTTGTATCTTGGAAGTGGAGAATGCTGGTTTCCGCGCATGTAAGAGATGTCAGCCAGAAATTGAACATTCCCCACATATTGAAGTTGTGAGAAATGTTATAAGCTTTCTAATCAATCATTATAAGCAACATTTGATGTTAAAAGATATTGCAGATCAAGTTGGCCTAAGTCCTTTCTATTTAGAACGCTTGTTTAAACAGGAAACGTCGGAGACTCCTCGCTCGTACTTAGAAAAAATTCGTGTGGATAAGGCAGCGCACCTTTTAAAAAATACAACATTAACGAACCTGGAAATTTGCTATGAGGCGGGATTTCGGAGCCCCTCTAATTTTTACAAAGTGTTTCGAAGCCTAAAGTCTTGTTCACCTAGTGAATATCGAAAGGAACATCTCCATGAATTGGCGTGA
- a CDS encoding YwaF family protein, translating into MTKLLEAIPLFYYDVVAIGIYVAILFMIKKRNVQNKTKVLYLLSGISFVALLINNYCFYLDGWHWLTLLPFHLCYIGVIIIPLALLIKNTTLMDFAFYLCVPGAFAALILPSKDYIAEPFSLLTLSFFVFHFLNVAIPLLASRWGLYDPSPSFKKAIRVSLTGLVIAGMMHLLNLFLMSVTNLEINYFYTFIKYAAPTNPAFELLGSFIPYNYFYLWPGLLVLYGYMGFVFVMRSVSSYWKQTANITG; encoded by the coding sequence ATGACGAAGCTGCTCGAGGCCATTCCATTATTTTACTACGATGTAGTTGCCATTGGAATTTATGTTGCCATTTTATTCATGATAAAGAAACGTAATGTACAGAACAAAACGAAGGTGTTGTATTTATTATCCGGGATCAGTTTTGTTGCTCTTTTAATTAATAACTATTGCTTTTATCTGGACGGGTGGCACTGGCTCACGCTATTGCCTTTTCATTTGTGCTACATCGGGGTAATCATTATTCCTCTTGCTCTCCTGATTAAGAATACTACTTTGATGGATTTTGCATTCTATTTATGTGTACCTGGCGCCTTTGCAGCACTTATCCTGCCGAGTAAAGATTATATTGCAGAGCCATTTTCTCTTTTAACGCTATCATTCTTTGTTTTTCATTTTTTAAATGTTGCGATTCCACTGCTTGCAAGCAGGTGGGGGCTGTATGATCCTTCGCCATCCTTCAAAAAAGCAATACGTGTCAGTCTAACTGGACTCGTTATTGCCGGCATGATGCACCTATTGAACCTGTTCTTGATGAGTGTTACTAATCTCGAAATCAATTACTTTTATACCTTTATCAAATATGCTGCACCGACAAATCCAGCATTTGAACTATTAGGTAGCTTCATCCCATACAATTACTTTTATCTCTGGCCAGGGCTATTGGTCTTGTATGGTTATATGGGATTTGTATTTGTGATGAGAAGTGTGAGTAGCTATTGGAAACAGACTGCTAACATTACTGGTTAA
- a CDS encoding diguanylate cyclase: MLDLFNDLFFNLCVMFSLIFIYLQLRWKAQLDKRNYLVSVIIDGMAGGILGFILMYYSIQITQETIVDLRFIPVMLIIMFLGIPQALISAVLIILGRFIFGFTNSAIAALLLMAILIIGFVVINKLCDKNNLGRLSYKKSLVMIVFSNIVFSVFISFLVDDYGVLTILIPSYWVISIIGGLTSIFFVEYIRKTQYLLMKYEKESTIDFLTGLNNVRQFDAIWNTLTSNAVDKGERLSLLIIDIDHFKNVNDTYGHPVGDTILTELGKVLKNTTRSFDVVSRNGGEEFSVILPDSPHAHAMEIAERIRKAVEAHKFIVSPIKSIHITVSIGVATYPETESDAKQIVYVADECLYKAKRTGRNKVCDNSYEDFNRKYK; this comes from the coding sequence TTGTTAGATTTGTTTAATGATTTGTTTTTCAATCTTTGTGTTATGTTTTCCTTGATTTTTATCTACTTGCAATTACGATGGAAGGCTCAATTAGATAAAAGAAATTATCTTGTTTCCGTTATTATTGATGGGATGGCAGGAGGAATTTTAGGTTTTATCTTGATGTATTATTCGATACAGATAACGCAAGAAACCATCGTCGACTTACGTTTCATACCAGTAATGCTGATTATTATGTTTTTAGGCATCCCGCAAGCTCTTATCAGCGCGGTTTTAATTATCCTCGGAAGATTTATATTTGGATTCACTAATTCTGCCATTGCAGCATTGTTGCTAATGGCAATTTTGATCATTGGTTTTGTAGTCATCAACAAATTATGTGATAAAAATAACCTAGGTCGACTATCCTACAAGAAAAGTTTGGTTATGATTGTTTTCTCCAATATTGTATTTAGCGTCTTTATCTCCTTTCTGGTTGATGATTACGGTGTTTTAACTATTTTAATTCCATCGTATTGGGTGATTTCCATTATTGGTGGGCTTACTTCTATCTTCTTCGTTGAATATATAAGAAAAACACAGTATCTCTTAATGAAGTATGAAAAAGAATCAACCATTGATTTTCTGACTGGCTTAAATAATGTCCGTCAGTTCGATGCGATTTGGAATACCCTAACTAGCAATGCTGTAGATAAAGGGGAGCGATTATCGCTATTAATCATTGATATTGATCATTTTAAAAACGTGAACGACACCTATGGACACCCTGTCGGTGATACGATACTAACAGAATTGGGAAAGGTTCTAAAAAATACGACTCGCTCATTTGATGTTGTTTCTAGAAATGGGGGAGAGGAGTTTTCCGTCATTTTACCTGATAGCCCGCACGCTCATGCAATGGAAATCGCAGAGCGTATCAGAAAAGCAGTAGAAGCTCACAAATTTATAGTTTCACCTATAAAATCCATCCACATCACGGTTTCCATAGGTGTTGCAACCTATCCAGAAACCGAGAGTGATGCTAAACAAATTGTCTATGTTGCTGACGAGTGTTTGTACAAAGCAAAGCGCACAGGCAGAAATAAAGTTTGCGACAATTCTTATGAAGATTTTAATAGAAAATATAAGTAG
- a CDS encoding GNAT family N-acetyltransferase — MKLVIRKMNEEDIQQVQQVAKISWNHTYEGIIPREVQDNFLQSAYNDAMMHRRLEQSIVFVAEMEGKIVGFANFSGVKDEGKVELAAIYLYPEFQGNGIGTKLLEKGIIYLDGVKEMYINVEKDNAIGKAFYEAKGFQVVSEFDDDFDGHILKTIRMKLLV; from the coding sequence ATGAAATTGGTTATCCGTAAAATGAACGAAGAAGATATTCAGCAGGTACAGCAGGTAGCGAAGATCAGCTGGAATCACACGTATGAGGGAATAATTCCACGCGAGGTTCAGGATAATTTTTTGCAGTCTGCTTATAACGATGCTATGATGCATCGGCGCTTAGAGCAGTCGATTGTTTTTGTAGCAGAAATGGAAGGGAAAATAGTCGGTTTTGCTAACTTCTCTGGAGTAAAAGACGAGGGGAAAGTAGAGCTTGCAGCTATTTATCTATATCCTGAGTTTCAAGGGAATGGAATTGGAACAAAGCTGCTTGAAAAAGGGATAATTTACTTAGATGGTGTCAAAGAAATGTATATCAATGTCGAAAAAGACAATGCAATTGGAAAAGCCTTTTATGAGGCAAAAGGATTTCAGGTTGTCTCAGAATTTGATGATGATTTTGATGGACATATCCTAAAGACTATAAGAATGAAACTACTTGTATAA